A window of Thermus antranikianii DSM 12462 contains these coding sequences:
- a CDS encoding alpha/beta fold hydrolase: MLSCLESGKGVPVVLVHGNFACKEWWREVLQNPPEGTWLLAPDLPGFGESQAPRDFTPSIPAYAEALRAFLREKDAEEAILVGHSLGGAVVMEAAGEKTRGLVLINPAPPSGLQTPEAYYPILEGYRHNREALAQALAAMAPTRRPPWFPELVEKAQGMHPAHFQGNARALAAWRLERAYPGPVLVVYGTLDSLVTRVMAEETAAFFPRGRLLVLEGVGHSVNLESPELLKDILKDFVKEVYGEVQGRG; the protein is encoded by the coding sequence ATGCTTAGCTGCCTGGAAAGCGGAAAGGGAGTCCCCGTGGTGCTGGTCCATGGAAACTTTGCCTGCAAGGAGTGGTGGCGGGAGGTTTTGCAGAACCCTCCCGAGGGGACCTGGCTTCTGGCCCCCGACCTCCCGGGTTTCGGGGAAAGCCAGGCACCTCGGGATTTCACCCCTTCCATCCCCGCCTATGCTGAGGCCCTAAGGGCCTTCCTCCGGGAAAAGGATGCGGAAGAAGCCATCCTGGTGGGCCACTCCCTGGGGGGTGCGGTGGTGATGGAAGCGGCGGGCGAGAAGACCCGGGGACTCGTCCTCATCAACCCCGCCCCGCCCTCCGGGTTGCAAACCCCTGAGGCCTACTACCCCATCCTGGAAGGCTACCGGCACAACCGGGAGGCCCTGGCCCAGGCCCTGGCGGCCATGGCGCCCACCCGCAGGCCTCCCTGGTTTCCTGAGCTGGTGGAGAAGGCGCAGGGGATGCACCCCGCCCACTTCCAGGGCAACGCCCGGGCCCTGGCGGCCTGGCGGCTGGAAAGGGCCTATCCCGGGCCGGTCCTGGTGGTTTACGGCACCCTGGACTCCCTCGTCACCCGGGTTATGGCGGAGGAAACCGCAGCCTTCTTCCCCAGGGGGAGGCTTCTTGTCCTCGAGGGGGTGGGCCACTCGGTGAACCTGGAAAGCCCAGAACTCTTGAAAGACATTCTGAAGGACTTTGTAAAGGAGGTGTACGGTGAGGTTCAAGGTAGGGGATAA